One genomic window of Haliotis asinina isolate JCU_RB_2024 chromosome 4, JCU_Hal_asi_v2, whole genome shotgun sequence includes the following:
- the LOC137281149 gene encoding uncharacterized protein translates to MKYVPVTAKINTDAFITSIESGLQQLAPNGNVDYLRHQIIDTIKQAPKPRSNLTHQERQAITELKKDDTITITEADKGKAAVIMDTPEFLQLVNNSLSDTTTYLNIKKDLMKE, encoded by the coding sequence atgaagtaTGTCCCAGTCACCGCCAAGATCAACACAGATGCCTTCATCACCAGCATTGAAAGTGGACTTCAACAACTGGCTCCCAATGGCAACGTAGACTATCTCCGACACCAGATTATAGACACCATCAAGCAAGCTCCCAAGCCCCGCTCCAACCTCACGCACCAAGAGAGACAGGCCATCACCGAACTCAAGAAGGAcgacaccatcaccatcaccgaagCTGACAAGGGCAAGGCAGCAGTCATCATGGACACCCCGGAATTCCTCCAGTTGGTCAACAACAGCCTCTCAGACACCACCACCTACCTCAACATCAAGAaagacctgatgaaggagtaa